Proteins co-encoded in one Methylobacterium sp. WL1 genomic window:
- a CDS encoding SulP family inorganic anion transporter: MSLAGLRDRLGPGSAVRTSLARDLPASFVVFLVALPLCMGIAIASGVPPERGLITGLVGGIAVGLIAGSPLQVSGPAAGLAVIVYGFVQAHGLDALGPVLVVAGLVQLAAGALRIGGWFRAISPAVVHGMLAGIGILIVLAQVHVLTDAMPQASGLDNLVAIPAAFFDFVTGAGDRPGAVLVGGATIAAMIAWERLRPKRLRLLPGALIGVLAGSLVAGLGGLAVKRVVVPDAIFSGLALPNPEAWARLAEAEIVMMALVIAVIASAESLLSAAAVDRMHHGPRTRFDRELGAQGIGNLICGLLGALPMTGVIVRSSANVQAGAVTRAATVMHGLWILAFLVALPWLLALVPTASLAGILVVTGWRLASPVHGLHLRARYGWTTAAIWFATMATVVAVDLLSGVLTGLALSLAQTLPSLRKGRLRIEHAAATEVPGVPELRLSGAATFLQLPTLTAALERTPVGGEVRLGTEDLAAIDHTCLEMIGDWASRRMAAGTRVAVVGGSGLPHDRLAAAVAAPRAVTVRFPQGETQPPPHGATGAASRRIGEGMAADR; the protein is encoded by the coding sequence GTGTCGCTCGCCGGCCTGCGCGACCGGCTCGGGCCGGGCAGCGCGGTCCGGACCAGCCTGGCGCGCGACCTGCCCGCCTCGTTCGTGGTGTTCCTGGTGGCGCTGCCCCTGTGCATGGGCATCGCCATCGCGTCCGGGGTGCCGCCCGAGCGCGGCCTGATCACCGGTCTCGTCGGCGGCATCGCAGTCGGGCTGATCGCCGGCTCGCCGCTCCAGGTCAGCGGGCCGGCGGCGGGGCTCGCCGTGATCGTCTACGGGTTCGTGCAGGCGCACGGGCTCGATGCCCTGGGCCCCGTCCTGGTGGTGGCCGGCCTGGTCCAGCTCGCCGCCGGCGCCCTGCGGATCGGCGGCTGGTTCCGGGCGATCTCGCCGGCCGTGGTGCACGGCATGCTGGCCGGCATCGGCATCCTGATCGTGCTCGCCCAGGTCCACGTCCTGACCGACGCCATGCCCCAGGCGAGCGGCCTCGACAACCTCGTGGCGATCCCGGCCGCGTTCTTCGACTTCGTCACCGGGGCCGGCGACCGTCCCGGCGCGGTGCTGGTCGGGGGCGCGACCATCGCGGCGATGATCGCCTGGGAGCGGCTGCGCCCGAAGCGGCTCCGGCTGCTGCCGGGGGCGCTGATCGGGGTGCTGGCGGGCAGCCTGGTGGCCGGGCTCGGCGGCCTCGCGGTCAAGCGCGTCGTGGTGCCGGACGCGATCTTCTCCGGCCTCGCCCTGCCGAATCCGGAGGCCTGGGCGCGGCTTGCCGAGGCCGAGATCGTCATGATGGCACTGGTCATCGCGGTCATCGCCAGCGCCGAAAGCCTGCTCTCGGCCGCCGCCGTCGACCGCATGCATCACGGCCCCCGGACCCGGTTCGACCGGGAACTGGGCGCGCAGGGCATCGGCAACCTGATCTGCGGGCTCCTGGGCGCCCTGCCGATGACCGGGGTGATCGTGCGCTCCTCCGCCAACGTGCAGGCCGGGGCGGTCACCCGGGCCGCCACGGTGATGCACGGGCTCTGGATCCTGGCCTTCCTGGTCGCCCTGCCCTGGCTGCTGGCGCTGGTGCCCACCGCGAGCCTCGCCGGCATCCTGGTGGTCACCGGCTGGCGGCTGGCGAGCCCGGTCCACGGCCTGCACCTGCGGGCCCGCTACGGCTGGACCACCGCGGCGATCTGGTTCGCCACGATGGCAACCGTGGTGGCGGTGGACCTGCTGAGCGGGGTGCTCACCGGGCTGGCCTTGAGCCTCGCGCAGACCCTGCCGAGCCTGCGCAAGGGGCGGCTGAGGATCGAGCACGCCGCGGCCACGGAGGTCCCGGGGGTGCCGGAGCTGCGGCTGTCCGGGGCGGCGACCTTCCTGCAGCTGCCGACCCTGACGGCGGCGCTGGAGCGCACCCCCGTGGGCGGCGAGGTCCGCCTCGGCACCGAGGACCTCGCGGCGATCGACCATACCTGCCTGGAGATGATCGGCGACTGGGCGAGCCGGCGCATGGCCGCCGGGACCCGCGTCGCGGTGGTCGGCGGATCGGGCCTCCCGCACGACCGCCTCGCCGCCGCGGTCGCCGCCCCGCGCGCAGTGACCGTGCGGTTCCCGCAAGGCGAGACGCAGCCCCCGCCGCACGGCGCGACGGGGGCTGCGTCTCGGCGTATCGGCGAAGGAATGGCGGCCGACCGGTGA